Genomic window (Cenarchaeum symbiont of Oopsacas minuta):
GTGGGCAGGGTTCTGATGTGATATTTGGAGGAGAAGGAGACGATCTGATACATGGAGATGAAGATGGTGATGTTTTACGCGGTGATTCTGGTTCTGATGAAATATTTGGTGATGAAGGATATGATATAATCGATGGAGGAGATGGCCACGATTCATGTAATACAGTTTTTGATCTAGCATCGGATCTGACCATACATTGTGAATAGTTTTGAGACTTGACTTTTATTTGCGAGACAGATGACTCATACCGAGCGGAGATCGCCTAGCCTGGTAGGGCGTGGGATTGCTAATCCCATGTCTGAAAGGACACGGGGGTTCAAATCCCCCTCTCCGCGCCATATTGTACAAAATATGCTTAAAAATTACAGTTAAAATAGGTGATAGCTATAGATTTGGTATGGGTCGTAGAAAATCACAAAAGATCATCCGCTCATCTCCAAGAAACGTTACTACTGGCATGTGTCCAGAATGCCAAACCATAGGTCGTATCTACATTATAGGAAAGCCAGGCAAAGAACACGGCAAGTGTCCTGCATGCAACCAAGATTTCGATCTCTAGTCTAAACAAAAACAATAGCTTTTTAAGTAAATTTTGAAAGAGTATAATAGATTATGGTAAAGAAAGATTCAGAGACAGTATATGATCGCGTAGCAAAACTTGAAAATGAGGTTGTAAAGCTACGCAAAGAGATGAACGTGGTATTGGGTGCTGTGAGAAACAAAATTGCTCGCCATGAAATATCAAAGATACGTGATGGCGATGATATCTCTTCGGTGTTGGATTAGATCTTTTCACGTATACTTTTTATCATCTCTAAAACATGATCAACATCATACCCGCTTGGATTTATTTCAAGATATCTGTTTAGATGTGTAAGTGAATCTTTATAGTGCAAAAGTCTTCCTTCTATGATTCCTTTATCTCTAACATCTTCAGGAGACTCGGGATCAAATGCAAGTACCATGTCGGCACATCTCTTAGCTCTTTCATAATCGTACGAATACATGTATGAATTTTTTAAATTACGTGCCATACGAATCATTATATTTTCAGGTCTAGCCTCATCAAGATATTCGGGTCTAAACAAAACTTCTCCATCAAATGTATTGTCCAAAATTATCTGTAGATCTCTATGTTTTACAATCATTCCTCCATTATATGGATCAAGTATGATAGTCTCTCCAATCTTTGCTAAAACATGTCCTGGAAAGTCTACTACTCTAACATCTAGACCAGTATGTTTTGCCACTTCTGCATACATGATGGATATGGTAATCGGAATACCTGTCTTTTTATCTACAACTTCATTGAGAAAATTATTGCGTGGATCATAATAATCGGCTTCGTTGGGACCATATCCAAGTGAACCAAAAAACTCTCCATTAAATCTACTTACTCTATCTATAATTTCTCCTTCATCTGGACACACCGACCAGCAATGTTTTCCTAGAATGTTTATCTTTTCAACGTATGCGCCTATGTCCAAGTCAGGATATTCTAGCAGTTGAGCCATTTTGAGGTATTTTTCAATAGGTCCAAGATTTGGATTGTTTACATAGGATGCCCATTCTGCCACAAACGGATCAAATTTAGAGTCTATCATATATTACACCCTTGATAGATATATTTTGGGTTCTTTTAACTCACGCGTTGTAGGAGGATTGTCTAAAATTAATTCAAATGCTTTTCTTCCTAATTCTTTGTATACGATACGTGTAAAATCTCTACCCATACTCTTTCGTACTCTATAAGATGAAATATCGGTACCTGCAAACGTGGATAGGTATGACACAAAGTCTAAATCATCTTCAAGCACATTCTCCACCACAAATTCAGCCATTCCTTCCATTGCTGTAAACACTGCATGATGTGATTGTATAGGTTCTAGCCAGCGCTGATAAATATCCAACAGTTCTGGAACCATCTTGGATATCTTTGGGTCTATCTCAACTCTGTTGAATGTCATGACATCTGGACCTAGAACGTTGACGATAAAATTATCTGGGTTTAACATGAAAAATAAATTTGCCCTCTTTGCTATGGGAAAATCATTTGGAACTGTCTGTAACTGTAGATACTCATAAAGCGATGATGCAGTATCGTCATCTAGTAAATTTATTATTCCTGCAAGCTCTTCATTTATCAAATTGACATCTAGTGAAGCTTTTTTGTTTATACTGTGTAATTTTTCTTGTCCTGAATGGATCAATTCTTCAAGTATGGTCATCTTTAATGCTCCCATGTATCCTGAATTTACAGTTGTAAATCTTTGATCAAATGGTTCTCCTTGTCTGTATAATATTATCTGTGGATAGTTTGAGAGCACAAATTTGTTTAGATAAATGGTTCCATCCATATAATCGCCATATGTGGTGGATATCTTTGATAGGTATGCTTTTGCATATGTTGAATAAACAAAAAACTTTGATCTATCCTCTTTGATTAGATTTGATATGCCTTTAACATCAGCTGCAGCTACTGCAGCAAAGAGATTGTCCACATATCTACGCGAGTCGTCATTTACAGCCACTTTTTTCCCTTTTAGAGCCTTGAATTCGTCTAGATTTGTAAACTCTAATTTTGTATTCTTGCAGTCAAGTCCAGTAAATGAAATCATCTTTTCTCTCATGGGATCAAGGAATTTTTTTGCGGCATCTTCAAGCGGTTCAAATTTTACATCAAATGGAGTATCGCATGCTATCTTTTCAGCAAGATCTGCAATTACCTTCTCCTCGTCAGTCTCTACTGCAATTTGATCTAGCAGTGCATCTGCAAATTCTTCAAGCTCTGACATAAATGGTAAGATTAATGCGTTAAATTTAACACTAGTGATGGAATATCGTACAGGCGTCAGAATAAATCTATGATAATATCTTGTAGTGCCGGAGGTGGGTTTCGAACCCACGACCTCCAGATTATGAGTATTGCCCTGTGAGGAGCTGGCACTCTAGGCCAGGCTGAGCTACTCCGGCACAAAACAAAATCTATCTCTTGTCAAATTAAATGATTCGTATGTATGTGGTCAATATTTTTTGGAAACTAGAGACCATTTACTGTGTTCGTCCTTTACCCACAAAAATTTTCTTTGCAATGCAGAAGTGTATAGTTTTTCCCATGGAGCATCTACATGATCCGTCCATGATTTTAGAACACGAGGGTCTATATAATTGCGTAAGGAAGTGCCCAAATTATAATCTCGTGTTTTTTGGGCAAGCTCAAGTTGCATTTCGAGCTTGTTTATTCTTTCTTTTTTGCGAATTTTTTGCTTTTTCGTCTTTGTCTTTGCATTCTTTGCCTTTTCGAGTGTCTCACGTTTCTTTTCAAGTGATTTTTCAAAAGTCTTTGGTATTGTTCGTTTATGATTACACATTTTTGCAGCTTCCAAGTTTGCAAGCTTTGCATAATAAATTTTTTCGATTGGTGTCTTTTTTGATATGTCATCTATTTTTTTTAGATATTTTGTGACCACAGTAGATGCAAGGTATGTTCTGAATACTTTTGCCGATAGGCCATCTACTATACTAGAAAAATATGCATTGACATGTCTAGATGTAATATCGCCGAATATCTCATCTTTGAGGGATATCTTATCTGTAAGTTCTTTGAGATTTGTGTGAAACTGTTTGTCACGACCTTCTACTTTTATGGTCTCACGCCATCTAACACTGTCTTTTCCAAGAAAGTCAAACTTTATTGCATCGGGCATAATTTTTACATGTTCTTTGCGTAATGTGGTCGCGCCAACTGTATCTGCCTCGTCGGGATCTTTTTCGTCTCCTACCCGCATGGCAGTTCTATATATGAGATAACACGCAGTGGATATGATCTTCTTTTTTACATCCCCGCCTTTCATATCGTGCCTAATCTTTTCGCTTATACGCTCGATACTTTTTGCAAGATTTTCTGCCTTTACGTATTTTGCCTTGTCGTTTTTCTGTTTTATTCCAACAGTATCAGCAAACCAAACATACTTTGTATTCTGTGTTAGTTCATCAACCCAGCATGCAAGCCACGTAGCCTTTTGATTATGAACAATTTTTCCCCATTTACCAAAAGGAACATTTGCATCTTTACCTAGATTCAAAGTTATATCTTCATATGTGATGCGTTTCTTCCACCTGCCTCTGAGTGGATGCGCTCCTCTTCCTATGAATATGCCTGGAGGTTCTGCCATATAATTTGCAACTTCTACCTCTTCTCCATCGAGTATAGCTATGCCATACTGTTTCTTTAACTTCTCTCGTAACTCTTTTCGTTCTTTTGCAAGCGCTTTTCTACCCTCCTTTGTCATCCTTTCTTTTGCATCTTTTTCTTCATCAACAAGTTTGTTTAACTCTGAAAAATCAATATCGTGATACTTTATACTAGAAAAGCTCTTTCCAAGTTGCCGTGAAAAATCTTTTGTAAAATTTTTCTGAAATACTTTGTCTTGTACATATGGTGTATCTTTTTTCTTTGCCCACAGATATGCCATCTCTTCTTGGAATGGGGTAAGATTTACTTTTTTACTATTTACGTATATGGATAGACCCTTTGCCTCATATACTGGTGGAAATAATATGCCATTGTGTTGTAGCGTGCGCCACTTTTTCTCTCTCGTACTCTTTTTCTTCATATGATACTCACCATAACTGCAAACTTTGACAAAAATATTGTACATTGGTATATCAATTTACCTACAAAATCGAAATTTCTATTGGTATCCAAGTAACTACGCTCCGTCCATCTTTGCTTGGCACATACTACGGTATTTACAAACTATGCATTTTCCTACAGTGTTATGATGTATAGGTTTTATTGCGCCTAAAAGAAGTGAAGCAAATCTCTCTACCGTGCGGTTTAGATGTGCAGTTTCATGCGTGTCACATTTCCCAGAAAATCGTTTTACAAGCATATTGTTGTTATGTTTGTCGCGTATATTTATTACCCATTCTTTTGACACATGTTCTATTTCAAACCAATCATCATTATCTTTTACATGATGGGAATAATCTGAATTCAAATATACGAGAATCTGAAGTAGTTGGTTATCATATGGTGTATCTTTTTTCAAGTAGGGAAACACTTTTTCAGGAAACTTGTCATCTTCAACACTTAATACACTATTGGTTCTTTTCATCTTGTCAGTTCTTCCATACAGCGTTACTATCGTATCTTTATTATCAATTTTGATATTGGATTGCATTCGTGTATGTATATACTCTCGAGGAAATTCTATATTTTGAATAGGATCGGCGATCTGTTCTAAAGTAACTTCTTCCAACACAACATGTTCTTTTTCATATTCTTCTTCTTCAATGTGAGCTTCTAGACCTGCTAAAACAGCTTTTGATGGCTTTGTTTTTATTTTCTGCAACACCATTGGTGCTTCATATTCACAGTATCCCATGACGCCAGTAAACTCACTCACAGATGCGGCCACATGGTTGGTATTACTGTTGAACCAAGTACTTGCCATGATACAAGATGGATCTTTGACTTTAAAAATATGTACTTTAGATGTCAGAAATATCGTTTGGTGGACCAAAAACATCATGTTTTACAACTCTTGTCCAGCATCCAAAATGATAAAATATGTGACGTTTATGATCTGTAACACTACTTTCTGCTCCAATGATTTTGTTACAAACATAACATCTCTCTTTGACCGGATAGATCGTTTTCTTTTTTCCACTCCAGTACACACCAGCAAAAAATGCCAACAGCACCATACCAATCTCTGCAATCATGATAACATCTAATCTCTAGTGTAAATCATTGGATCATTGTCGCCATCATCAAACTCGCGTATTATCCTTGGATACATCATGGAGTTTATTGGAGTTGTTTGTACATTCTCTATTTTTATCATGAGTATCTTTAGGTATAGAAATTATTATATTATACAACCATAGTATGCGTATTGAACATAATATGAATAATATGACAGATTTGCGTGTACATGTAGCTCCAGTAGGATATGAGGAGGATAGGATAGTAATTCCGGCATTGCAAAAAAAGGCTGACCGTGTATGGCTTTTAGTACATTCTAATCCAAGTGTGGATAGGGCACTGCAATTTACAGATAGAATATCAAAAAAACTAAAAGATGCAAAGATTGAGGTTGTTATAGAACCGCACGATCGGACAGATTTTTTTAACATAATAAAATGTGTGAAATCCGTAATAGAAAAAGAAAAGAAAAACACAGTGTACATCAATTTAGCATCTGGTTCAAAGATACAATCTATAGCTTTGATGATGGGATGTATGACATTTAGCAATAGACAAAACATACGCCCATTTTATGCTGAAGCAGAAAGATATCCGGGTAGAGCAAAAAAACAGATATCATATGGTATAAAAAATATAATGGATGTTCCAGCATACAGAATACAAACACCAAAACCTGCACTTATTACAGCGTTACACATAATACGAAAAAAAGGTGGACGTATCACAAAAAAACATCTTGCTAAACTTGCTATTGAAAATGATATAATACGCGTTGGCGCAAAAGAAGAGAATAAAAATCCAGCCTCTCTGACAAGCTTGGCACAGAATGTGATACGTCCACTAGAAGATGAATGGGGTTACATCAAAGTAGAAAAAATAGGTCGAAACCGATGGGTCGAGCTTACCGAAGAAGGCCACAACGTTACAGAATTTCTCTCTTAGGAAAAGAGCTGAGATTTTACATAATTTTCAAATTCAATATCTGATTTTGACCGTTTTGCATCATCAAACATGGCAGCATCTGTACCTACAGTATATCTTGGATGTGGATTTTCTATCTCTAAAACATCTGCTATTTTTTTAGCAACTTCTGTCGGTTCAGTTCCAAACTGCGCCATCATCTTTATACCTGAAATGACTTTGTTTGTCAGCTCGCCATAAGGGGAATTTTCTCCAAGTTTTGCCACTCTCATTGAATCAAAAAATTTTGTTTTTGTCACTCCAGGCTCAATCATTATAGTATGTATTCCAAATTGATCAAGCTCATATCTGAGACATTCACCAAGTCCCTCTAGGGCAAATTTGGAGCTGACATAAGCTGATGAACCAGGAAATCCTATCTTTCCGGCTATGGAGCTAACGTTTACAATATGTCCTGAACCTTTTGTTCTCATATATGGAACAACCTGTTGTATTATTCTCACAATGCTGAAGAAATTTGTCTCAAACTGGGATTTTAACTCACTGATCGATATGTCCTCTATACTTCCAAATAGTCCATAACCGGCATTGTTTACCAAAACGTCAATTCCACCCCTCTCTGAGATCACAGAATCAATTGCCGCATGTGTTGCAGCCTCGTCATCAACATCCATGGGGATTATCTTTATATCGAGATTAGATTTGGAGATGATCTCTGATAATTCTCTCTCTTTTGACGTATTGCGTACTCCAGCATACGTGTGATATCCACGTCTTGCAATCTCAAGCACAGTTTCATATCCGATGCCACTAGAACCTCCTGTAACAAATGCAGTATTTGTCATGTATTTTGTAGCATGTCTTGGTTTATCATTCTTTAGGATTAGTGGGAATTTACTATCTGTGCACTCATACAAGAGATCTATCTCC
Coding sequences:
- a CDS encoding DNA topoisomerase I B is translated as MKKKSTREKKWRTLQHNGILFPPVYEAKGLSIYVNSKKVNLTPFQEEMAYLWAKKKDTPYVQDKVFQKNFTKDFSRQLGKSFSSIKYHDIDFSELNKLVDEEKDAKERMTKEGRKALAKERKELREKLKKQYGIAILDGEEVEVANYMAEPPGIFIGRGAHPLRGRWKKRITYEDITLNLGKDANVPFGKWGKIVHNQKATWLACWVDELTQNTKYVWFADTVGIKQKNDKAKYVKAENLAKSIERISEKIRHDMKGGDVKKKIISTACYLIYRTAMRVGDEKDPDEADTVGATTLRKEHVKIMPDAIKFDFLGKDSVRWRETIKVEGRDKQFHTNLKELTDKISLKDEIFGDITSRHVNAYFSSIVDGLSAKVFRTYLASTVVTKYLKKIDDISKKTPIEKIYYAKLANLEAAKMCNHKRTIPKTFEKSLEKKRETLEKAKNAKTKTKKQKIRKKERINKLEMQLELAQKTRDYNLGTSLRNYIDPRVLKSWTDHVDAPWEKLYTSALQRKFLWVKDEHSKWSLVSKKY
- a CDS encoding short-chain dehydrogenase/reductase — protein: MEIDLLYECTDSKFPLILKNDKPRHATKYMTNTAFVTGGSSGIGYETVLEIARRGYHTYAGVRNTSKERELSEIISKSNLDIKIIPMDVDDEAATHAAIDSVISERGGIDVLVNNAGYGLFGSIEDISISELKSQFETNFFSIVRIIQQVVPYMRTKGSGHIVNVSSIAGKIGFPGSSAYVSSKFALEGLGECLRYELDQFGIHTIMIEPGVTKTKFFDSMRVAKLGENSPYGELTNKVISGIKMMAQFGTEPTEVAKKIADVLEIENPHPRYTVGTDAAMFDDAKRSKSDIEFENYVKSQLFS
- a CDS encoding Transglutaminase-like superfamily protein; its protein translation is MIDSKFDPFVAEWASYVNNPNLGPIEKYLKMAQLLEYPDLDIGAYVEKINILGKHCWSVCPDEGEIIDRVSRFNGEFFGSLGYGPNEADYYDPRNNFLNEVVDKKTGIPITISIMYAEVAKHTGLDVRVVDFPGHVLAKIGETIILDPYNGGMIVKHRDLQIILDNTFDGEVLFRPEYLDEARPENIMIRMARNLKNSYMYSYDYERAKRCADMVLAFDPESPEDVRDKGIIEGRLLHYKDSLTHLNRYLEINPSGYDVDHVLEMIKSIREKI